One genomic window of Hymenobacter sp. J193 includes the following:
- the aroA gene encoding 3-phosphoshikimate 1-carboxyvinyltransferase — MTALPASVSLIWPGGPLRGTAQVPASKSESNRALIIQALAEGGQLANLSDANDTQLMQRLLQEKGAATFDAEDAGTVMRFLTAYLAMTGRQTELRGTARMHERPIAVLVDALRQLGARIEYLGEEGYPPLRLQGRTPQPATEEADFTELTVRGDISSQYISALLMVGPTLPHGLRIWLTGKVGSRPYIRMTLALMRHFGAQCRDLGEVLEVRPEPYQPTDYTVEGDWSAASYWYAMVALAPAGSHLTLPTLRRYSWQGDQAIVGIMEKLGVQTEFLADETVRLTQIAPAASLTQDFTDCPDLAQTVAVVAAALGVPAEMTGLESLRIKETDRIAALQNELAKFGGALTDAGEGVFWVSAENFRVAGQTVATYHDHRMAMAFAPLALRGPLTIEAPQVVRKSYPQFWRELEKTGFATDSAPTPIF, encoded by the coding sequence ATGACTGCTTTACCTGCTTCTGTTTCTCTGATCTGGCCTGGGGGGCCGCTGCGTGGTACGGCGCAGGTGCCCGCTTCTAAAAGTGAAAGCAACCGCGCCCTCATTATTCAGGCCCTGGCCGAGGGCGGCCAGCTTGCTAACCTGTCTGATGCCAACGACACCCAACTGATGCAGCGCCTGCTGCAGGAAAAGGGCGCCGCTACGTTTGACGCCGAGGATGCGGGCACGGTCATGCGCTTTCTGACGGCCTACCTGGCCATGACGGGCCGGCAGACCGAACTGCGCGGCACGGCCCGCATGCACGAGCGGCCTATTGCGGTGCTGGTGGATGCTCTCCGGCAGCTGGGCGCCCGCATAGAGTATCTGGGGGAGGAAGGCTATCCGCCGCTACGTCTGCAGGGCCGCACGCCTCAACCTGCCACTGAGGAAGCGGACTTTACGGAGCTGACGGTACGCGGCGACATTAGCAGCCAATATATTTCGGCATTGCTGATGGTGGGGCCCACGCTGCCGCACGGCCTGCGCATCTGGCTCACGGGCAAAGTGGGCTCCCGACCCTATATCCGCATGACGCTGGCGCTGATGCGGCATTTCGGAGCCCAATGCCGCGACTTGGGCGAGGTGCTGGAGGTACGACCGGAGCCCTATCAGCCCACCGACTACACCGTGGAGGGCGACTGGTCGGCGGCCAGCTACTGGTATGCTATGGTGGCCCTGGCACCGGCCGGCTCTCACCTCACGCTGCCCACGTTGCGCCGCTATTCCTGGCAGGGTGACCAAGCTATTGTGGGCATTATGGAAAAGCTGGGTGTGCAGACGGAGTTTCTGGCTGATGAAACCGTCCGGCTCACCCAGATTGCTCCGGCTGCTAGCCTCACTCAGGACTTTACCGACTGCCCCGACCTGGCCCAGACCGTGGCCGTAGTAGCTGCCGCGCTCGGTGTGCCCGCTGAAATGACAGGTTTGGAAAGCCTGCGCATCAAGGAAACCGACCGGATTGCGGCCCTGCAAAACGAGTTGGCCAAATTTGGCGGGGCACTAACTGATGCGGGCGAAGGCGTGTTCTGGGTATCGGCGGAAAACTTCCGCGTGGCTGGGCAAACTGTAGCCACCTACCACGACCACCGCATGGCTATGGCATTTGCCCCTCTGGCCCTGCGCGGCCCGCTCACCATCGAAGCGCCACAGGTGGTGCGCAAGTCTTACCCGCAGTTCTGGCGCGAACTCGAAAAAACCGGCTTCGCCACGGACTCTGCACCGACTCCGATATTTTAG
- the aroB gene encoding 3-dehydroquinate synthase — translation MKREHVPLPRTRYGVNILMNEETIFIGPEALPALQTLLARPAVSRVFVLVDANTRRWCYDVLRPYLPENHHVIEMAAGEEYKTLTSCEAVWSQLTEAHTDRHAVLVNLGGGVVTDLGGFCAALYKRGIRFVQVPTTLLAQVDASVGGKTGVDFQGFKNQIGVFQEPAAVCIEPRFLQTLEPRQLKAGYAEVVKHWLIADADAFARNRRLGIFTEDWTPIIRESVALKQRIVAQDPLESGLRKLLNFGHTVGHALESYLLTQPGREILHGEAVAAGMICETWLSYHRGLLSAEELDQVETFLFSVFEKVQFITLETEAIAEFALQDKKNTGSTINCTLLEGLGHGVFDQPVTLTDIADSLRYYHRL, via the coding sequence GTGAAGCGGGAGCATGTACCTTTACCGCGCACCCGCTACGGGGTGAATATTCTGATGAACGAAGAAACCATTTTCATTGGTCCCGAAGCTTTGCCTGCCCTGCAGACGCTGTTGGCGCGGCCTGCTGTGAGCCGTGTGTTTGTGCTGGTGGATGCCAACACGCGGCGCTGGTGCTACGACGTACTGCGGCCTTACCTGCCCGAAAATCACCACGTCATTGAAATGGCGGCCGGTGAGGAGTACAAAACCCTGACTTCCTGCGAGGCCGTATGGAGCCAGCTGACCGAGGCGCACACTGACCGGCACGCCGTGCTGGTAAACCTGGGCGGGGGGGTAGTGACGGACCTGGGCGGCTTTTGCGCGGCCTTGTACAAGCGCGGTATCCGGTTTGTGCAGGTGCCTACCACGCTGCTGGCCCAGGTAGATGCCAGCGTGGGTGGCAAAACCGGCGTCGATTTTCAGGGGTTCAAAAATCAGATTGGCGTGTTTCAGGAGCCGGCGGCCGTATGCATCGAGCCGCGCTTTCTGCAAACCCTGGAGCCGCGCCAGCTCAAGGCCGGCTACGCCGAGGTAGTAAAACACTGGCTTATTGCCGATGCTGACGCGTTTGCCCGCAACCGCCGCCTGGGCATCTTCACGGAAGACTGGACGCCGATTATCCGCGAATCGGTGGCACTAAAGCAGCGCATTGTAGCCCAGGATCCGCTGGAAAGCGGCCTGCGCAAGCTGCTCAACTTTGGGCACACCGTGGGCCACGCTCTGGAAAGCTACCTGCTCACGCAGCCGGGCCGCGAAATCCTGCACGGCGAGGCCGTAGCAGCCGGTATGATCTGCGAAACCTGGCTGAGCTACCACCGGGGCCTGCTTTCAGCTGAGGAGCTGGATCAGGTGGAAACCTTTTTGTTTTCGGTATTCGAGAAGGTGCAGTTCATTACCCTGGAAACCGAGGCCATTGCTGAATTTGCGCTTCAGGACAAGAAAAATACCGGCTCCACTATCAACTGCACCCTGCTTGAAGGTCTGGGCCACGGCGTGTTCGACCAGCCTGTGACGCTAACCGACATTGCCGATTCGCTCCGCTACTACCACCGGCTCTAA
- a CDS encoding proline dehydrogenase family protein: protein MPSTQALPISFDDTAVAFASKSDGDLRKMYALFAAMNNNVLVKTGGGLMKTALKWSLPGSKFLIKHSIFEQFCGGETIRECLPVIQELGRYHIGTILDYSVEGEGDEKSFDRTRDEILATIELAHRSSHIPFSVFKVTGVADSSILEKVQAGQALSADEQARYSRAQARVDAICAQAHRYGVRVFVDAEESWFQETIDQLTYGMMVRYNKESAIVWNTYQLYRHDRLDAIKQAYATALREGYFLGGKLVRGAYMEKEARVASQRGYTNPINPTKNATDDLYDEALRYCVEHADRISICAGTHNEASSLLLTQLMQQHNLQPDDQRVWFAQLYGMSDNLTYNLANAGYNTAKYVPYGPVEAVMPYLLRRADENTAISGQSSREFLLIQKEMARRKRPQA, encoded by the coding sequence ATGCCTTCCACCCAAGCTCTCCCCATTTCGTTCGACGATACGGCCGTGGCCTTCGCCTCCAAATCGGATGGCGACCTGCGCAAAATGTACGCGCTGTTTGCGGCTATGAACAATAATGTGCTGGTGAAAACGGGCGGCGGCCTGATGAAGACGGCGCTGAAATGGAGCTTGCCGGGCTCCAAATTCCTGATCAAGCACTCCATCTTCGAGCAGTTCTGCGGGGGCGAAACCATTCGGGAGTGTCTGCCCGTCATTCAGGAACTGGGCCGCTATCACATCGGCACCATCCTCGATTACTCGGTAGAAGGGGAAGGCGACGAAAAAAGCTTTGACCGCACCCGCGACGAAATCCTGGCTACTATTGAGCTGGCGCACCGCTCCTCGCACATTCCCTTTTCGGTATTCAAAGTCACGGGCGTAGCCGACAGCAGCATTCTGGAAAAGGTGCAGGCCGGTCAGGCGCTATCGGCCGATGAGCAGGCCCGCTACAGCCGCGCTCAGGCCCGCGTAGACGCTATCTGCGCCCAGGCCCACCGCTACGGGGTGCGGGTATTCGTGGATGCGGAGGAAAGCTGGTTTCAGGAAACCATCGACCAGCTTACCTACGGCATGATGGTCCGCTACAATAAAGAGTCGGCCATTGTCTGGAATACCTATCAGCTTTACCGCCACGACCGCCTTGACGCCATCAAGCAAGCCTATGCTACGGCTCTGCGGGAAGGCTACTTTCTGGGAGGCAAGCTGGTGCGTGGGGCTTACATGGAAAAGGAAGCGCGCGTAGCTTCCCAGCGCGGCTATACTAACCCCATCAACCCCACCAAAAACGCCACCGACGACCTGTATGACGAGGCCCTGCGCTACTGTGTGGAGCATGCCGACCGCATCAGCATCTGCGCCGGCACCCACAACGAAGCCAGCTCGCTGCTGCTCACCCAGCTTATGCAGCAACACAACCTGCAGCCCGATGACCAGCGGGTGTGGTTTGCGCAGCTTTATGGCATGAGTGACAACCTTACTTATAATCTGGCCAACGCCGGCTACAACACGGCCAAGTATGTGCCTTACGGCCCGGTAGAAGCCGTGATGCCCTACCTCCTGCGCCGCGCCGATGAGAATACGGCCATTTCCGGCCAGAGCAGCCGTGAGTTTCTGCTGATTCAGAAAGAGATGGCGCGCCGAAAGCGGCCACAGGCGTAG